A genomic segment from Chrysemys picta bellii isolate R12L10 chromosome 11, ASM1138683v2, whole genome shotgun sequence encodes:
- the LOC101941379 gene encoding caspase-10 produces MLKVVKCLLKKASSMGDDIKFRQQLLVIDENLGTEEVEALKFLCSDLLSFKNLEAVESAQDIFQLLMAKDLLNKEDTFILAELLYRIRCHFLLQKLGYTKETVQENLPWKGKVSRYRQMLYELSEDITSEDLKRAMFLLRDQLPKKLTNMSSLELLTFLEKQDHLAQNNLQILEKICMDISPDLLKTVNKYKMERAQQESSLPVKETASFSHHISEGLFHSGGGVRLLTSSQETPIKSLGSNIYDSGSLREHAGSVHFIAARQDDKAVNVMQGISELSQEQPARISNPESKTEKLKTYKMDGPHRGYCLIINNFSFTGTLQKRRGSNKDAEMLAQVFTWLGLDVKTYTDKTSVEIKNLMQEWRSSKDHRDRDCFVCCILSHGESGLVYGIDEQEVTIRTIMSYFTARQCPQLAEKPKLFFIQACQGKEIQQAVYIEADAQNPDLLPIQQLVLPSESIPEEADFLLGMATVGGYASFRHVQHGTWYIQALCNKLQLLVPRGEDILSILTEVNEDVSKRADNLGKKKQMPQPAYTLRKKLIFPVPRSPPPSQQQ; encoded by the exons ATGCTGAAG GTTGTAAAGTGTCTCCTAAAGAAAGCCTCCAGTATGGGTGATGACATAAAGTTTCGCCAGCAGCTTCTAGTCATCGATGAAAACCTGGGAACTGAAGAAGTGGAGGCCCTGAAATTTCTCTGTAGTGACTTGCTCTCCTTCAAAAACCTGGAAGCTGTAGAATCAGCTCAGGACATCTTCCAGCTCCTCATGGCTAAGGATTTGCTGAATAAGGAAGATACTTTCATACTAGCTGAGCTTTTGTACAGGATTAGGTGTCACTTCCTGCTCCAGAAACTTGGCTACACCAAGGAAACCGTGCAAGAAAATCTACCCTGGAAAGGGAAGGTATCTCGGTACAG GCAGATGCTGTATGAACTGTCAGAGGACATCACCAGTGAGGATTTAAAAAGAGCCATGTTCCTCTTGAGGGACCAGCTCCCAAAGAAGCTGACAAATATG TCCAGTCTAGAGCTGCTGACCTTTCTGGAAAAACAAGACCATTTAGCACAGAACAACCTGCAAATACTGGAGAAAATCTGTATGGACATTTCACCTGATCTCCTGAAAACAgtaaacaaatacaaaatggaaagaG CTCAGCAGGAAAGCAGTCTGCCAGTCAAAGAAACTGCATCATTTTCCCATCACATCTCTGAAGGACTGTTTCATTCTGGAGGTGGTGTCAGGCTATTGACTTCCTCAC AGGAGACCCCTATCAAATCTCTGGGTTCTAATATTTATG ACTCTGGGAGCCTGCGGGAACATGCTGGGAGTGTGCATTTCATAGCTGCCAGACAAG atgacaaaGCAGTAAATGTTATGCAAGGCATCTCTGAACTAAGCCAGGAACAACCTGCGAGAATCAGCAACCCAGAAAGCAAAACAGAG AAGCTGAAGACCTATAAAATGGATGGGCCACACAGAGGCTATTGCCTCATTATTAATAATTTTAGCTTTACTGGGACTCTTCAGAAGAGGAGAGGATCTAATAAAGATGCTG AGATGCTGGCGCAAGTGTTTACATGGCTTGGTCTGGATGTGAAGACTTATACTGATAAGACATCAGTAGAAATAAAAAATCTCATGCAGGAATGGCGGTCTTCGAAAGATCACAGAGACAGGGACTGCTTTGTGTGCTGTATTCTATCTCACGGAGAGTCGGGATTGGTCTATGGGATAGATGAACAAGAAGTAACAATCCGCACTATCATGTCCTACTTCACAGCCAGACAATGCCCACAGCTGGCTGAAAAACCCAAACTCTTTTTTATCCAGGCATGTCAAGGCAAAGAGATACAACAGGCTGTCTACATTGAAGCAGATGCACAGAATCCTGACTTGCTTCCCATACAGCAACTAGTCCTCCCTTCCGAAAGCATTCCGGAAGAAGCTGATTTCCTCCTTGGCATGGCCACAGTGGGTGGTTATGCATCTTTCCGCCACGTACAGCATGGTACTTGGTACATTCAAGCCCTCTGCAATAAGTTACAGCTCTTGGTACCAAG